Proteins from one Puntigrus tetrazona isolate hp1 chromosome 10, ASM1883169v1, whole genome shotgun sequence genomic window:
- the kcnip1b gene encoding Kv channel-interacting protein 1b isoform X2, with protein MGAVVGTLTMQTRQRQPSRDKIDDELEMTMVCHRPEGLEQLEAQTNFTKQELQVLYRGFKNECPSGVVNEETFKHIYAQFFPHGDASTYAHYLFHAFDTRNNGSIKFEDFVMGLSTLLRGTVREKLEWTFHLYDINKDGFINKEEMTEIVRAIYDMMGKYTYPALKGDVPKQHVDAFFEKMDKNKDGVVTLEEFVLACQEDENMMRSMQLFENVM; from the exons ATGGGAGCAGTAGTGGGCACGTTGACTATGCAGACAAGACAAAGGCAACCATCTAGAG ATAAGATAGATGACGAATTAGAGATGACGATGGTCTGCCATCGGCCGGAGGGTCTCGAGCAGCTCGAGGCGCAGACAAACTTCACCAAACAAGAGCTACAGGTCCTTTACAGAGGCTTCAAAAAC GAGTGTCCAAGTGGAGTGGTGAACGAGGagacatttaaacacatttatgcaCAGTTTTTTCCACATGGAG ATGCAAGCACATATGCACATTATCTCTTCCATGCGTTCGACACCAGAAATAACGGATCCATAAAGTTTGAG GACTTTGTGATGGGACTGTCTACTCTCCTGAGGGGGACGGTCAGAGAGAAACTGGAATGGACATTTCATCTCTATGACATTAACAAAGACGGATTTATCAATAAGGAG GAAATGACAGAAATAGTGAGGGCCATCTATGACATGATGGGGAAGTACACGTATCCAGCTTTAAAAGGGGATGTACCAAAGCAGCATGTGGATGCCTTCTTTGAG aaaatggacaaaaacaaaGATGGAGTTGTAACATTGGAGGAGTTTGTACTTGCCTGTCAGGAG GACGAAAACATGATGAGATCCATGCAGCTCTTCGAAAATGTGATGTAG
- the kcnip1b gene encoding Kv channel-interacting protein 1b isoform X3, whose protein sequence is MGVVLGTFSMHTKQVTFRTDKIDDELEMTMVCHRPEGLEQLEAQTNFTKQELQVLYRGFKNECPSGVVNEETFKHIYAQFFPHGDASTYAHYLFHAFDTRNNGSIKFEDFVMGLSTLLRGTVREKLEWTFHLYDINKDGFINKEEMTEIVRAIYDMMGKYTYPALKGDVPKQHVDAFFEKMDKNKDGVVTLEEFVLACQEDENMMRSMQLFENVM, encoded by the exons ATAAGATAGATGACGAATTAGAGATGACGATGGTCTGCCATCGGCCGGAGGGTCTCGAGCAGCTCGAGGCGCAGACAAACTTCACCAAACAAGAGCTACAGGTCCTTTACAGAGGCTTCAAAAAC GAGTGTCCAAGTGGAGTGGTGAACGAGGagacatttaaacacatttatgcaCAGTTTTTTCCACATGGAG ATGCAAGCACATATGCACATTATCTCTTCCATGCGTTCGACACCAGAAATAACGGATCCATAAAGTTTGAG GACTTTGTGATGGGACTGTCTACTCTCCTGAGGGGGACGGTCAGAGAGAAACTGGAATGGACATTTCATCTCTATGACATTAACAAAGACGGATTTATCAATAAGGAG GAAATGACAGAAATAGTGAGGGCCATCTATGACATGATGGGGAAGTACACGTATCCAGCTTTAAAAGGGGATGTACCAAAGCAGCATGTGGATGCCTTCTTTGAG aaaatggacaaaaacaaaGATGGAGTTGTAACATTGGAGGAGTTTGTACTTGCCTGTCAGGAG GACGAAAACATGATGAGATCCATGCAGCTCTTCGAAAATGTGATGTAG
- the npm1a gene encoding nucleophosmin 1a gives MDLEQMGPQTFLYGCELKAGKDVTFNPEDDDDYDHQLSVRMACVDPSTKDELNVVEIEGHDSEGQKVKAVLATLKPSTLPSVCLGGFEITPPVVFRLRSGSGPVHISGQHLVIMGGDQSFDEEEEEEEEEEETLTAKKRPGPVTQKPSKKMKLDEEDDDDDDDEDEDEDEEDDDEEEEEIEEKTPVKKKAAPSKKQTPAQNGKGPAPNTPAKEQNKTPEKKNKKNKKPQTPKTPEVLTVPEIKAKIMARMEKGVSLPYI, from the exons ATGGATCTCGAACAAATGGGTCCCCAAACCTTCTTGTACG gttgTGAGCTCAAGGCCGGCAAGGACGTCACTTTTAATCcagaggatgatgatgattacGATCATCAGTTATCAGTCAGAATG GCCTGCGTTGATCCCTCAACAAAAGACGAACTGAACGTTGTGGAGATCGAAGGGCACGATTCAGAGGGTCAGAAAGTCAAAGCAGTCCTGGCCACACTCAAGCCTTCCACTCTCCCCAGT GTGTGTTTGGGTGGGTTTGAGATCACTCCGCCTGTTGTGTTCCGCCTGCGCTCTGGCTCCGGTCCAGTTCACATTAGTGGACAGCATCTCGTCA TCATGGGAGGCGACCAGTCTtttgatgaagaggaggaggaagaggaagaagaggaggagacgTTGACGGCTAAGAAGAGGCCAGGGCCTGTGACTCAGAAGCCTTCG aaaaaaatgaagttggatgaagaggatgatgatgatgatgacgacgaaGATGA agatgaagatgaggaggatgatgatgaggaggaggaggaaattGAGGAAAAGACTCCTGTAAAG AAAAAGGCGGCACCGTCCAAAAAACAAACCCCTGCACAGAACGGAAAAGGACCCGCGCCTAATACGCCCGCTAAAGAACAGAACAAGACTCCTGAAAAGAAGAATAAGAAGAACAAGAAGCCACAGACACCTAAAACACCAGAGGTTTTGACCGTCCCAGAGATCAAAGCCAAGATTATGGCAAGAATGGAGAAG GGTGTATCATTGCCATATATATAG